In a single window of the Flavobacterium sp. W4I14 genome:
- a CDS encoding hypothetical protein (product_source=Hypo-rule applied), with protein sequence MKAKAFLIILTIGLFSWNYFYQLSTDKTLSHCIIDQIFSQQNIDFTEIENLDTDHMLIIAPYAQINIFQPNLKKDLRNIRNNGIRHLDHFNLAVFTKNIKSVSIAELSRKYVDFKKTQILIP encoded by the coding sequence ATGAAAGCAAAAGCATTTTTAATCATTTTGACCATTGGTCTGTTCTCTTGGAATTACTTTTATCAATTGAGCACTGACAAAACATTAAGCCATTGCATAATAGATCAAATTTTTTCACAACAAAATATTGATTTTACTGAGATTGAAAATTTAGATACAGATCATATGCTGATTATTGCACCCTATGCTCAAATAAACATATTTCAACCCAACTTAAAAAAAGATTTAAGAAACATTCGGAACAACGGGATAAGACATCTTGATCATTTCAACTTAGCCGTTTTTACAAAAAATATTAAATCTGTTTCGATAGCAGAATTAAGCAGAAAATATGTTGATTTTAAGAAGACACAAATACTTATTCCATAG
- a CDS encoding hypothetical protein (product_source=Hypo-rule applied; cath_funfam=1.20.85.10; superfamily=161070; transmembrane_helix_parts=Inside_1_12,TMhelix_13_35,Outside_36_44,TMhelix_45_62,Inside_63_73,TMhelix_74_96,Outside_97_102) — MKNQETLNSGKLRIIIILSVVASILAIPLIAMQFTNEVQWDLRDFVAAGILLLSTGLAIELVIRNMKTGTSRTIVLIVILIALFLIWAEMAVGIFGSPIAGS; from the coding sequence ATGAAAAATCAAGAAACATTAAATTCAGGCAAACTAAGAATCATCATTATTTTAAGCGTAGTAGCATCAATATTAGCTATTCCTTTAATAGCCATGCAATTTACAAATGAAGTACAGTGGGACTTAAGGGATTTTGTAGCCGCTGGCATATTATTGCTTAGTACGGGTTTAGCCATCGAGCTTGTAATTAGAAACATGAAAACAGGCACCAGCAGGACCATAGTCCTAATTGTAATTTTAATTGCATTATTTTTAATCTGGGCAGAAATGGCTGTTGGAATTTTTGGGTCGCCGATTGCAGGAAGTTAG
- a CDS encoding hypothetical protein (product_source=Hypo-rule applied; cleavage_site_network=SignalP-noTM; superfamily=69304) — translation MKKISSITLLSFTILASACTEESKTISTETSNIQTKSQPKIQYDSPIIIGKTDILLYPLRLNDGDYDSYKREGNSNHWNLIFHNVISGKSELLTKEKVIINSFNIGHSEHNPNNQNTLSDQFIYYNITDSDYDGNKKLTDRDPSKLYLSNLEGKSFIRISPNNYDVSSWKIDDKHDLILMDLIKDTNGDKEFDDKDEVEYFTYNLKTGALKTVFGKNFKDEIKNLAKKVL, via the coding sequence ATGAAAAAAATTAGCTCAATAACTTTATTAAGTTTTACCATACTAGCATCAGCCTGCACTGAGGAAAGTAAAACCATTTCTACGGAAACAAGTAACATTCAAACGAAAAGTCAACCTAAAATACAGTACGATTCTCCAATTATCATTGGTAAAACAGATATTCTGCTATATCCTTTGAGATTAAATGATGGCGATTACGATAGTTATAAAAGAGAGGGGAATTCCAACCATTGGAACCTCATCTTTCACAATGTTATTTCAGGTAAAAGCGAATTATTGACTAAAGAAAAAGTTATTATCAACTCCTTCAATATTGGTCATTCAGAACATAATCCAAATAATCAAAATACTTTATCCGATCAGTTTATCTACTATAATATTACCGATTCTGACTATGATGGCAATAAAAAACTAACAGACAGAGATCCTAGTAAACTTTACCTCTCTAACCTGGAGGGAAAATCATTTATCCGGATATCTCCAAACAACTACGACGTAAGTAGCTGGAAAATAGACGATAAACATGATTTAATATTAATGGATCTGATAAAGGACACTAATGGAGATAAAGAATTTGATGATAAGGATGAAGTTGAATATTTTACATACAACTTAAAAACAGGGGCTTTAAAAACTGTCTTCGGTAAGAACTTTAAAGATGAAATTAAAAATTTAGCAAAAAAAGTATTGTAG
- a CDS encoding succinyl-CoA synthetase beta subunit (product_source=KO:K01903; cath_funfam=3.30.470.20,3.40.50.261; cog=COG0045; ko=KO:K01903; pfam=PF00549,PF08442; superfamily=52210,56059; tigrfam=TIGR01016), whose product MNIHEYQGKQILKSFGVNVQEGIVADTPEQAVEAAKQLKIDYNSDWVVIKAQIHAGGRGKGGGVKLAKNLEEVKQRATDIIGMQLVTPQTGPEGKLVSKILVAQDVYYPGASETKEFYISVLLDRAKGRNIIMYSTEGGMDIEEVAEHTPHLIFKEEIDPKVGLQGFQARKVAFNLGVSGAAHKEMVKFVTALYKAYEATDSSMFEINPVLKTSDDKVIAVDAKVNLDENALFRHPDYAAMRDVTEEDPMEVEASASNLNFVNLDGNVGCMVNGAGLAMATMDIIKLAGGEPANFLDVGGTANAQTVKAAFNIILKDPNVKAILINIFGGIVRCDRVAQGVIDAYKEIGNIPVPIICRLQGTNAEEAKKLIDESGLQVYSAIALKEAADLVTKVLAEQAQ is encoded by the coding sequence ATGAATATTCACGAATACCAGGGTAAACAAATATTAAAAAGTTTCGGTGTTAACGTTCAAGAAGGAATAGTTGCCGATACTCCTGAGCAAGCTGTTGAGGCTGCTAAGCAACTGAAAATAGATTACAATTCTGACTGGGTTGTAATTAAAGCGCAAATCCACGCTGGTGGCCGCGGTAAAGGTGGAGGTGTTAAATTAGCCAAAAACCTTGAAGAAGTTAAACAACGTGCAACCGACATTATTGGTATGCAATTGGTTACTCCTCAAACTGGCCCTGAAGGTAAATTAGTGAGTAAAATTTTAGTTGCCCAGGATGTTTATTATCCAGGTGCTTCTGAAACCAAAGAATTCTATATTTCGGTATTGTTAGACCGTGCAAAAGGCCGTAACATTATCATGTACAGTACAGAAGGTGGTATGGATATCGAAGAAGTTGCCGAGCACACTCCACACTTAATTTTCAAAGAAGAAATCGACCCTAAAGTTGGTTTACAGGGTTTCCAAGCCCGTAAAGTAGCTTTTAACTTAGGCGTTAGTGGTGCTGCACACAAAGAAATGGTTAAATTTGTAACCGCTTTATACAAAGCTTACGAAGCAACTGATTCTTCAATGTTCGAAATTAACCCGGTATTAAAAACTTCTGATGATAAAGTAATTGCAGTAGATGCTAAAGTGAATCTGGATGAAAACGCTTTGTTCCGTCATCCTGATTATGCAGCAATGCGCGATGTAACGGAAGAAGATCCAATGGAAGTTGAAGCAAGTGCTTCTAACCTAAACTTCGTTAACCTTGATGGTAACGTAGGTTGTATGGTTAATGGTGCTGGTTTAGCTATGGCTACCATGGATATTATTAAATTGGCCGGTGGTGAGCCTGCTAACTTCTTAGACGTTGGCGGAACTGCTAATGCACAAACAGTTAAAGCAGCTTTCAACATCATTTTGAAAGATCCAAACGTTAAAGCAATTTTGATCAACATTTTTGGCGGTATTGTTCGTTGCGACCGTGTTGCGCAAGGTGTAATCGATGCTTATAAAGAAATCGGTAATATTCCAGTGCCAATTATCTGCCGTTTACAAGGCACAAATGCCGAAGAAGCTAAAAAATTAATTGATGAGTCTGGCCTTCAGGTTTACTCAGCAATCGCTTTAAAAGAAGCTGCAGATTTAGTTACTAAAGTATTGGCTGAACAAGCGCAATAA
- a CDS encoding putative transcriptional regulator (product_source=KO:K07727; cath_funfam=1.10.260.40; cog=COG3655; ko=KO:K07727; pfam=PF13443; smart=SM00530; superfamily=47413), translating into MPIIINLDVMLARRKMSLTELSERVGITMSNLSILKTGKAKAIRLETLEAICKALDCQPGDILEFRAD; encoded by the coding sequence ATGCCAATAATAATCAACTTAGATGTAATGCTGGCCCGGCGTAAAATGTCATTAACCGAATTAAGTGAACGGGTAGGGATTACGATGTCTAATTTATCGATACTTAAAACAGGCAAAGCAAAGGCGATCCGTTTGGAAACGTTAGAAGCGATCTGTAAAGCTTTAGATTGCCAGCCTGGTGATATTTTAGAATTCCGCGCAGATTAA
- a CDS encoding hypothetical protein (product_source=Hypo-rule applied; pfam=PF11188; transmembrane_helix_parts=Inside_1_12,TMhelix_13_35,Outside_36_150,TMhelix_151_173,Inside_174_185,TMhelix_186_208,Outside_209_232,TMhelix_233_255,Inside_256_273): MMKYNILARIIRALLMLVICLVSFTCLMDLGSYLFNTKRYISIPSGGELGDIGGQGTYLQIGMSISIPDTCIWYKNGSFETRSKTKYPGYDKFNRDRQNDSVITKKVTNTLVVLDKENEITVDNDLRMTGPVLLKFHSKSKIDNAFWFSYAQIRIYAIILLLVLLIKLVNIYLKGDFLCKRSFKLISFIGILLISVEFFELVCIFINAQIIPAVRLETKGLIGGFSNSGGADLHFNFGGSVNFSNIGIGIIIIILSKVIKDAVFIKQENDLTI, translated from the coding sequence ATGATGAAGTATAATATTTTAGCCAGGATTATCAGAGCTCTTCTAATGCTCGTTATCTGTCTTGTATCTTTTACTTGCCTAATGGATCTGGGTTCATATCTTTTTAATACCAAGCGTTATATTTCAATACCCAGTGGCGGTGAGCTGGGCGATATAGGTGGGCAGGGCACTTATTTACAAATTGGAATGAGTATATCCATTCCCGATACTTGCATCTGGTACAAAAATGGGAGTTTTGAAACGCGGTCGAAGACGAAATATCCTGGTTATGATAAATTTAATAGAGATAGACAAAACGATTCTGTGATAACCAAAAAGGTTACAAATACTTTAGTCGTTCTTGATAAGGAAAATGAAATTACTGTCGATAATGATTTAAGGATGACTGGTCCAGTACTTTTGAAATTTCATTCTAAAAGCAAAATAGATAATGCATTTTGGTTCTCTTACGCTCAAATTCGCATTTATGCTATAATACTTTTATTAGTTCTTCTGATTAAATTAGTTAATATTTATCTCAAAGGAGACTTTCTCTGTAAGAGAAGCTTTAAATTAATTTCTTTCATCGGTATATTATTGATTTCTGTAGAGTTTTTTGAGTTGGTATGCATATTCATAAATGCCCAAATTATACCTGCAGTTCGATTAGAAACAAAGGGACTAATTGGCGGATTTTCAAATAGTGGAGGAGCTGATCTCCATTTTAATTTTGGAGGTTCTGTGAACTTCTCTAATATAGGGATAGGTATCATAATTATCATCCTGTCAAAGGTTATTAAGGATGCGGTGTTTATTAAACAAGAAAACGATTTAACCATTTAG
- a CDS encoding RNA polymerase primary sigma factor (product_source=KO:K03086; cath_funfam=1.10.10.10,1.10.601.10; cog=COG0568; ko=KO:K03086; pfam=PF00140,PF04539,PF04542,PF04545; superfamily=88946; tigrfam=TIGR02937), which yields MRQLKITQSITNRESQSLDKYLHEIGKVDLITAEEEVILARKIREGDQAALERLTKTNLRFVVSVAKQYQNQGLTLGDLINEGNLGLIKAAKRFDETKGFKFISYAVWWIRQSILQAIAEQSRIVRLPLNQVGSLSKISKAFSKLEQEYEREPSPEELADILETTVDKISDTLSNSGRHVSMDAPFVQGEENTLLDVLENHEPNTDSSLINESLSEEIKRSLSTLTEREREIIVLFFGLGSNHPLSLEEIGEKFNLTRERVRQIKDKALQRLRHTSRSKILKSYLG from the coding sequence ATGAGACAACTCAAGATAACGCAATCCATTACCAACCGTGAAAGTCAGTCATTAGATAAATACCTACACGAAATTGGCAAAGTAGATTTAATAACAGCAGAAGAGGAAGTAATTTTAGCAAGGAAGATTCGTGAGGGCGATCAGGCTGCATTAGAGCGATTGACTAAGACCAACTTGCGTTTCGTTGTATCTGTTGCAAAACAATATCAAAATCAGGGCTTAACCTTAGGCGATTTAATCAATGAAGGTAACTTAGGTTTAATTAAAGCGGCAAAACGTTTTGATGAGACTAAAGGTTTCAAATTCATTTCTTATGCCGTTTGGTGGATTCGTCAATCTATTTTGCAGGCAATTGCCGAGCAAAGCCGTATTGTACGTTTACCTTTAAACCAGGTAGGTTCATTAAGCAAGATCAGTAAAGCTTTCTCTAAATTAGAGCAAGAATACGAACGCGAACCTTCTCCTGAAGAACTTGCTGATATTTTAGAAACTACAGTGGATAAAATTTCAGACACACTTAGTAATTCAGGCCGTCACGTATCAATGGATGCTCCATTTGTTCAAGGTGAAGAAAATACATTATTAGATGTATTGGAAAACCACGAACCAAATACAGATAGTTCATTGATTAATGAATCTTTATCAGAAGAAATTAAACGTTCTTTATCTACTTTAACTGAAAGAGAAAGAGAAATTATCGTTTTATTCTTCGGCTTAGGTTCCAACCATCCCCTTTCTCTAGAAGAAATTGGAGAGAAATTTAATTTAACCCGCGAACGTGTTCGCCAGATTAAGGATAAAGCGTTACAGCGTTTACGTCATACGTCAAGAAGTAAAATCTTAAAATCTTATTTAGGATAG
- a CDS encoding putative neutral ceramidase superfamily lipid hydrolase (product_source=COG3356; cog=COG3356; superfamily=48317; transmembrane_helix_parts=Outside_1_14,TMhelix_15_37,Inside_38_43,TMhelix_44_66,Outside_67_80,TMhelix_81_103,Inside_104_120), with protein MSIGLLKKSLTIYKPIFLWNVLVSLLTSVFFILNGFKEPEIYSFAVFIKLIGWVFSVAIYFMFYQSTAYFFKNQGIGFRKIMTNLILYDLIVFIGILIISSICKDFLSIVLTKLLQIGKY; from the coding sequence ATGTCGATTGGTCTACTCAAAAAATCCTTAACCATATACAAACCCATTTTTTTATGGAATGTACTGGTCAGCTTGCTCACATCAGTATTTTTCATTTTAAATGGCTTTAAGGAGCCAGAAATTTATTCCTTTGCCGTATTCATCAAACTTATCGGTTGGGTATTTTCTGTTGCCATATATTTCATGTTTTATCAATCTACTGCATACTTTTTCAAAAATCAGGGCATAGGCTTTAGAAAAATCATGACAAACCTGATTTTATATGATTTAATTGTTTTTATCGGAATCTTAATCATTTCATCAATATGCAAAGACTTTTTATCGATAGTGTTAACCAAACTTTTGCAGATCGGGAAGTATTAA
- a CDS encoding lipopolysaccharide export system ATP-binding protein (product_source=KO:K06861; cath_funfam=3.40.50.300; cog=COG1137; ko=KO:K06861; pfam=PF00005; smart=SM00382; superfamily=52540): MQRLFIDSVNQTFADREVLSSVYLNCKIGEVVGLLGRNGSGKSTMLQIIFGSVKANFKYLNINNKVYEKGYLSNNLSYLPQDNFIPNQISIFQAINIFCKKRQAELQQIEVVANHLKSKFYNLSGGERRFVECLLMIYSDAQYILLDEPFSQLSPLWIEELKDHINRMKAYKGFIITDHYYKSILAISDRIVLLHNRCNYNINSKEDLVLHGYLPGFTV; the protein is encoded by the coding sequence ATGCAAAGACTTTTTATCGATAGTGTTAACCAAACTTTTGCAGATCGGGAAGTATTAAGCAGCGTTTACCTTAACTGTAAAATTGGTGAAGTAGTCGGTTTATTGGGCAGGAATGGATCCGGTAAATCAACTATGTTACAGATCATTTTTGGAAGTGTAAAAGCAAACTTCAAATACCTTAATATAAATAATAAAGTATATGAAAAAGGCTATCTGTCAAACAATCTGTCTTATTTGCCTCAGGATAATTTTATTCCAAACCAGATTAGTATTTTTCAGGCCATTAATATCTTTTGCAAAAAACGGCAAGCTGAATTACAGCAAATTGAAGTTGTTGCAAATCATTTAAAGTCTAAATTTTATAACCTATCTGGTGGAGAACGCAGGTTTGTAGAATGTTTATTAATGATTTACAGCGATGCACAATATATACTTCTCGATGAGCCATTTTCGCAGTTATCGCCACTGTGGATCGAAGAATTGAAAGACCATATTAATCGGATGAAAGCATACAAAGGTTTTATCATTACCGATCATTACTACAAGTCTATTTTAGCTATTTCCGATCGTATTGTACTTTTGCACAATCGATGCAACTACAACATCAACAGTAAAGAAGACCTGGTTTTGCATGGCTATTTACCAGGATTTACAGTTTAA
- a CDS encoding AMP nucleosidase (product_source=KO:K01241; cath_funfam=3.40.50.1580; cog=COG0775; ko=KO:K01241; pfam=PF01048; superfamily=53167; tigrfam=TIGR01721), whose protein sequence is MNEEKDVKKDEEIVEKSKKIKEVETPVKSGLKSKDEIVKNWLPRYTGRPLDQFGDYILLTNFSKYVSMFSEWNDNAPIMGLDKPMQSVTANGITIINFGMGSPLAATMMDLLTAIKPKAVLFLGKCGGLKKKNQLGDLILPIAAIRGEGTSNDYLPAEVPALPAFALQKAISTTIRDHGRDYWTGTCYTTNRRVWEHDKEFKKYLKTLRAMAVDMETATVFTTAFANKIPAGALLLVSDQPMIPEGVKTAESDSSVTEKYVETHLRIGIDSLKQLINNGLTVKHLLF, encoded by the coding sequence ATGAACGAAGAAAAAGACGTAAAAAAAGACGAGGAAATTGTAGAGAAATCGAAAAAAATAAAAGAAGTAGAAACTCCTGTTAAATCTGGACTAAAATCGAAAGATGAAATTGTTAAAAACTGGTTGCCACGTTATACCGGTAGGCCCTTGGATCAATTTGGCGATTATATCCTGCTAACCAATTTCAGCAAGTATGTAAGCATGTTTTCTGAATGGAACGATAATGCACCGATTATGGGTTTAGATAAGCCTATGCAAAGTGTTACCGCAAATGGCATTACGATTATCAACTTTGGTATGGGAAGCCCCTTGGCAGCAACCATGATGGACTTATTGACGGCCATTAAACCTAAAGCTGTTTTATTTTTAGGTAAATGTGGTGGTTTGAAGAAGAAAAACCAATTGGGCGATTTAATTTTGCCTATTGCCGCAATCAGGGGAGAAGGTACGTCAAATGATTACCTGCCGGCAGAGGTGCCTGCATTGCCAGCATTCGCCTTGCAGAAAGCGATTTCTACAACCATACGTGATCATGGTAGGGATTACTGGACCGGAACCTGTTATACCACCAACCGCAGGGTTTGGGAGCACGATAAAGAATTTAAAAAATACTTGAAAACTTTAAGGGCGATGGCAGTGGATATGGAAACGGCTACGGTTTTTACCACAGCCTTTGCCAACAAAATCCCAGCAGGCGCATTGCTTTTAGTTTCCGATCAACCGATGATTCCTGAAGGTGTTAAAACTGCTGAAAGTGATAGCAGCGTAACCGAAAAATATGTAGAAACACATTTAAGAATCGGTATTGATTCGTTGAAACAGTTAATTAATAACGGATTGACAGTGAAACATCTGTTGTTCTAA
- a CDS encoding ATP-dependent Clp protease ATP-binding subunit ClpX (product_source=KO:K03544; cath_funfam=1.10.8.60,3.40.50.300; cog=COG1219; ko=KO:K03544; pfam=PF06689,PF07724,PF10431; smart=SM00382,SM00994,SM01086; superfamily=52540,57716; tigrfam=TIGR00382): MAKQNKESRCSFCHSGKHETLMLIEGMDAFICDKCVTQANQLLAQELGTKGTKNIQEAINLLKPLEIKQHLDQYVIGQDDAKKVLSVAVYNHYKRLNQKVDKDEIEIEKSNIMLVGETGTGKTLLAKTIAKILHVPFCICDATVLTEAGYVGEDVESILTRLLQAADYDVTAAERGIVYIDEVDKVARKSDNPSITRDVSGEGVQQALLKILEGTVVNVPPQGGRKHPDQKMIPVNTNNILFICGGAFDGIERKIANRLRTQAVGYKVKKDETVLDLKNLYKYITPQDLKSFGLIPELIGRIPVLSHLNPLDKESLRNILTAPKNSLIKQYVKLFAYEDVKLVFDEDVLNFIVDKAMEYKLGARGLRSICEAIMLDAMFDTPTQTDVKELHINLDYAIEKFEKADFKKLQAA; the protein is encoded by the coding sequence ATGGCGAAACAAAATAAAGAATCCCGTTGTTCATTCTGCCATTCTGGCAAGCATGAAACGTTAATGTTGATTGAGGGCATGGATGCGTTTATCTGCGATAAATGTGTAACCCAGGCCAATCAATTGCTTGCGCAAGAATTAGGGACCAAAGGGACAAAAAATATTCAAGAGGCGATAAACTTATTAAAGCCTCTTGAAATTAAACAACATCTTGATCAGTATGTTATTGGTCAGGACGATGCTAAAAAGGTATTATCCGTTGCCGTTTACAATCACTACAAACGTTTAAATCAAAAAGTTGATAAAGACGAGATTGAGATCGAAAAATCAAATATCATGTTGGTGGGCGAAACAGGTACTGGTAAAACACTTTTGGCTAAAACCATTGCGAAAATTTTGCATGTACCATTCTGTATCTGCGATGCGACGGTTTTAACCGAAGCAGGTTATGTCGGTGAAGATGTTGAAAGTATTTTAACACGTTTGCTTCAAGCTGCTGATTATGATGTAACAGCTGCTGAACGCGGTATCGTTTACATTGATGAGGTAGATAAAGTAGCGCGTAAAAGTGATAACCCATCCATTACACGTGACGTATCGGGAGAAGGTGTTCAGCAGGCTTTGTTGAAAATTTTAGAAGGCACAGTTGTAAACGTTCCACCTCAGGGCGGACGTAAGCACCCAGATCAGAAAATGATCCCGGTAAACACAAATAACATTCTGTTTATCTGTGGGGGGGCATTTGATGGCATTGAACGTAAAATTGCCAACCGTTTACGCACGCAGGCTGTAGGTTATAAAGTTAAGAAAGATGAGACAGTTTTAGATCTTAAAAATCTTTATAAGTATATTACCCCTCAAGATTTGAAATCTTTTGGATTAATTCCGGAATTAATTGGTCGTATACCGGTTCTTTCCCACTTAAACCCATTGGATAAAGAATCTTTAAGAAACATTTTAACCGCACCTAAAAATTCATTGATCAAGCAGTATGTAAAGCTTTTTGCTTATGAAGACGTAAAGCTTGTTTTTGATGAAGATGTTTTAAATTTTATTGTAGATAAAGCAATGGAATATAAATTGGGGGCACGTGGTTTAAGATCGATCTGTGAAGCGATTATGTTGGATGCGATGTTTGATACGCCAACGCAGACGGATGTCAAGGAATTGCACATCAATCTCGATTACGCGATAGAGAAATTTGAAAAGGCCGACTTTAAAAAGTTGCAGGCCGCTTAA
- a CDS encoding ATP-dependent Clp protease protease subunit (product_source=KO:K01358; cath_funfam=3.90.226.10; cog=COG0740; ko=KO:K01358; pfam=PF00574; superfamily=52096; tigrfam=TIGR00493): MNIDSQEFRKFAVKHQGIGGLHVDKFIAQANLDPKSMTPYIIEERQLNVAQMDVFSRLMMDRIIFLGDAIYDQNANIIQAQLLFLQSTDADRDIQIYINSPGGSVYAGLGIYDTMQYIQPDVATICTGMAASMGAVLLVAGAKGKRAALPHSRVMIHQPSGGAQGVASDMEINLREMLKLKKELYDIISEHSGQTYDWVEKASDRDYWMTADEAKGFGMVDEVLSRNAKKDGETK; encoded by the coding sequence ATGAACATAGATTCACAAGAATTCAGAAAATTTGCCGTTAAACATCAGGGAATTGGCGGTTTACACGTAGATAAATTTATTGCTCAGGCTAATCTGGACCCTAAGAGCATGACACCATATATCATTGAAGAACGCCAGTTGAATGTAGCTCAAATGGATGTTTTTTCCAGGTTAATGATGGACCGTATTATCTTTTTAGGTGATGCGATTTACGATCAGAATGCCAATATCATTCAGGCTCAGTTGTTGTTTTTGCAATCAACAGATGCCGATAGAGATATCCAGATCTACATTAACTCGCCAGGTGGTTCGGTTTATGCAGGTTTAGGTATTTATGATACCATGCAATATATACAGCCAGATGTAGCTACAATCTGTACAGGAATGGCCGCATCAATGGGAGCAGTTTTATTGGTAGCAGGTGCAAAAGGAAAACGTGCTGCATTACCCCACTCAAGAGTAATGATTCACCAACCATCAGGAGGCGCACAAGGTGTAGCATCTGATATGGAGATCAATTTGAGAGAGATGTTAAAATTGAAAAAAGAATTATACGATATTATTTCAGAGCACTCTGGGCAAACATATGATTGGGTAGAGAAAGCTTCAGATCGCGATTACTGGATGACAGCTGACGAGGCAAAAGGATTTGGTATGGTTGATGAGGTGTTATCGAGAAACGCAAAAAAAGATGGCGAAACAAAATAA
- a CDS encoding four helix bundle protein (product_source=TIGR02436; cath_funfam=1.20.1440.60; pfam=PF05635; superfamily=158446; tigrfam=TIGR02436) — MAKFRFQDLLIWQRAIIVGNKLIDISEKLEEIKKFRFAEQLRGAALSVSNNIAEGSGSNSTPDFRRFLNFAHRSVFENANILLVLNLRLLVSDKDLADLLEDLDILARMISSFSKSLKS, encoded by the coding sequence ATGGCAAAATTTAGATTTCAAGACTTGCTAATTTGGCAGAGGGCTATAATTGTAGGTAATAAATTGATTGATATTTCTGAGAAATTGGAAGAAATAAAAAAGTTTAGATTCGCAGAGCAGCTTCGAGGAGCTGCTCTTAGCGTATCTAATAATATTGCAGAAGGTTCTGGCTCTAACTCTACACCCGATTTTCGAAGATTCTTAAACTTTGCACATCGATCTGTTTTTGAGAATGCTAATATTCTTTTAGTATTAAATTTAAGATTACTAGTTTCTGACAAGGATTTGGCAGATTTGTTAGAAGATTTAGATATTTTAGCAAGGATGATTTCTAGCTTTTCTAAAAGTTTGAAGTCATGA